One stretch of Hevea brasiliensis isolate MT/VB/25A 57/8 chromosome 12, ASM3005281v1, whole genome shotgun sequence DNA includes these proteins:
- the LOC110646478 gene encoding sucrose-phosphate synthase 4 has translation MAGNDWINGYLEAILDVGSSLRKRNDGKLKIARFEESKEKEDKSFSPTKYFVEEVINSFDESDLHRTWVKVIATRNTRERSNRLENMCWRIWHLARKKKKIAWDDAQRLARRRLEREQGRNDAADDLSELSEGEKEKGDSNPSEPVRDFTRINSEMQIWSDEEKPRRLYIVLISIHGLVRGENMELGRDSDTGGQVKYVVELARALANTKGVYRVDLLTRQISSPDVDSSYGEPIEMLSCPPDGSGSCGAYIVRIPCGPRNKYIPKESLWPYIPEFVDGALSHIVNMARALGEQVNGGKPTWPYVIHGHYADAGEVASHLSGALNVPMVLTGHSLGRNKFEQLLKQGRLSREDINATYKIMRRIEAEELGLDASEMVVTSTKQEIEEQWGLYDGFDLKLERKLRVRRRRGVSCLGRNMPRMVVIPPGMDFSYVTKQDSLEGDLKSLIGSDRTQTKRNLPPIWSEVMRFFTNPHKPTILALSRPDPKKNVTTLLKAFGECQRLRELANLTLILGNRDDIEEMSNSSSVVLTTVLKLIDKYDLYGQVAYPKHHKQSEVPDIYRLAAKTKGVFINPALVEPFGLTLIEAAAYGLPVVATKNGGPVDILKALNNGLLVDPHDQKAIADALLKLVADKNLWTECRKNGLKNIHRFSWPEHCRNYLSHVEHCRNRHPTSRLEITPIPEEPMSDSLKDVEDLSLRFSIEGDPKLNGELDAATRQKKLIEAITQAASSNGNASVTYSPGRRQMLFVIAADCYDCNGKSTVNFQEIIKNVMKAAGLCLGLGRIGFVLLTGSSLRETMEALKSCPVNIEDFDAIICNSGSEMYYPWRDMVADLDYEAHVGYRWPGENVRSMAIRLAKLEDGTEDDVLEYVQTSGSRSYSYIIKPGAKTRKVDEIRQRLRMRGFRCNLVYTRAASRLNVIPLFASRKQALRYLSVKWGIDLSKIFVFVGEKGDTDYEELLAGLHKTIIMRGSVGYGSEKLLRSQDSFKREDIVPQESPSLGFVEENYEVHDLSAALEALGIK, from the exons ATGGCTGGAAATGATTGGATAAATGGGTACTTGGAAGCTATTTTAGATGTGGGAAGCAGTCTAAGGAAAAGAAATGATGGAAAGTTGAAGATTGCTAGGTTTGAAGAGAGCAAGGAAAAGGAAGACAAGTCTTTTAGTCCTACTAAATACTTTGTGGAAGAAGTTATTAATAGCTTTGATGAGTCTGATCTCCACAGGACATGGGTCAAG GTGATAGCAACAAGGAATACTCGTGAACGCAGCAACAGGCTTGAGAATATGTGCTGGAGAATTTGGCATCTTGCCCGTAAAAAGAAAAAG ATAGCATGGGATGATGCACAAAGACTTGCTAGAAGACGGCTGGAGCGAGAGCAAGGGCGTAATGATGCTGCAGATGATCTTTCTGAACTATCTGAGGGGGAGAAGGAAAAGGGTGATAGCAACCCTTCAGAACCTGTCAGGGACTTCACCAGAATTAACTCAGAGATGCAAATATGGTCTGATGAAGAGAAGCCTAGGCGCCTATACATTGTGCTAATCAG TATACATGGTCTGGTGCGTGGAGAAAATATGGAACTTGGAAGGGATTCCGATACTGGGGGTCAG GTAAAATATGTTGTTGAACTTGCTCGAGCTCTTGCCAATACAAAAGGAGTCTATCGTGTAGATCTCTTGACCAGACAAATCAGCTCCCCTGATGTAGACTCCAGCTATGGTGAGCCCATTGAGATGCTGTCATGCCCACCTGATGGCAGTGGAAGTTGTGGAGCCTACATAGTCCGCATTCCTTGTGGTCCCCGCAACAA GTACATACCAAAAGAATCACTCTGGCCTTACATACCTGAATTTGTAGATGGAGCCTTAAGCCATATTGTCAACATGGCTAGAGCCCTAGGGGAACAAGTTAATGGGGGAAAGCCTACTTGGCCATATGTAATTCATGGTCACTATGCTGATGCTGGGGAGGTGGCATCGCATCTGTCCGGAGCCTTGAATGTGCCAATGGTGCTAACCGGACACTCTCTGGGGAGGAACAAGTTTGAGCAATTGCTTAAGCAAGGAAGGCTTTCTAGGGAAGACATAAATGCAACCTACAAGATAATGAGGAGGATTGAAGCAGAAGAGTTGGGGTTGGATGCTTCTGAGATGGTGGTAACCAGCACAAAGCAAGAGATTGAAGAGCAATGGGGCTTGTATGATGGGTTTGATCTCAAGTTGGAAAGAAAGCTTAGGGTTAGAAGACGCCGAGGAGTAAGTTGCCTGGGAAGAAATATGCCGAGGATGGTG GTTATACCTCCAGGCATGGACTTCAGCTACGTAACAAAACAAGATTCATTGGAAGGTGATCTCAAGTCATTAATTGGCTCCGACAGAACTCAAACTAAGAGGAATCTGCCTCCAATATGGTCTGAG GTAATGCGTTTTTTCACAAATCCTCATAAACCTACAATACTTGCATTGTCCCGTCCTGACCCAAAGAAAAATGTCACCACATTGCTCAAGGCTTTTGGGGAGTGCCAGCGCCTCCGAGAGCTAGCCAATCTG ACTCTAATACTTGGTAACAGAGATGACATTGAAGAGATGTCTAACAGTAGCTCAGTTGTTCTTACAACCGTGCTCAAGCTCATTGACAAGTATGATTTGTATGGTCAAGTTGCTTACCCCAAGCATCACAAGCAATCTGAAGTTCCTGACATTTATCGTCTGGCTGCAAAAACAAAG GGAGTTTTCATCAATCCAGCTCTGGTGGAACCATTTGGTCTCACACTTATAGAG GCAGCTGCATATGGTTTACCTGTTGTTGCTACAAAAAATGGTGGACCAGTGGACATTTTGAAG GCTCTTAACAATGGCCTACTAGTGGACCCTCATGATCAAAAAGCAATAGCAGATGCACTTCTGAAGCTTGTTGCCGACAAAAACCTCTGGACTGAATGCCGAAAAAATGGTTTAAAAAACATTCACCGCTTTTCTTGGCCAGAACATTGCCGTAACTATCTCTCCCATGTTGAACACTGCAGGAACCGCCACCCAACAAGCCGTCTTGAGATCACACCAATTCCTGAAGAGCCAATGAGCGACTCTCTAAAGGATGTGGAGGACTTATCTTTAAGATTCTCCATTGAAGGAGATCCCAAGCTTAATGGAGAGCTAGATGCAGCAACTAGACAGAAGAAACTAATTGAAGCCATTACCCAAGCTGCTTCATCCAATGGTAATGCAAGTGTTACTTATAGTCCTGGCAGAAGGCAGATGCTATTTGTGATAGCTGCTGATTGTTATGACTGTAATGGGAAAAGCACAGTGAACTTCCAAGAAATTATCAAGAATGTGATGAAAGCTGCTGGATTATGCCTAGGGTTGGGCAGGATAGGCTTTGTACTGTTGACTGGCTCAAGTTTACGGGAGACAATGGAAGCTTTAAAATCTTGCCCAGTGAATATAGAAGACTTTGATGCAATAATATGTAATAGTGGAAGTGAGATGTACTATCCATGGAGAGACATGGTGGCTGATTTGGACTATGAAGCCCATGTAGGGTACAGGTGGCCTGGAGAGAATGTTAGGTCTATGGCAATTAGGCTAGCTAAGTTAGAAGATGGGACTGAAGATGATGTCCTCGAGTATGTTCAGACAAGTGGTTCTAGGAGCTATTCTTATATCATCAAACCAGGAGCCAAG ACTCGAAAGGTTGATGAAATCCGGCAAAGGCTTCGAATGAGAGGCTTTCGATGCAACCTTGTCTACACACGTGCAGCATCAAGGTTAAATGTGATCCCATTATTCGCATCAAGGAAACAAGCCCTAAG GTATCTATCAGTTAAGTGGGGAATTGATCTTTCCAAAATATTTGTCTTTGTTGGGGAAAAAGGGGACACAGATTATGAAGAACTACTGGCCGGCCTCCATAAGACCATTATTATGAGAGGCTCCGTGGGGTATGGAAGTGAGAAGCTTCTTCGCAGTCAAGACAGCTTTAAAAGAGAAGATATTGTCCCCCAAGAAAGCCCTAGCCTAGGCTTTGTGGAGGAGAATTATGAAGTTCATGACCTCTCAGCAGCTTTAGAGGCTCTAGGGATCAAGTGA